A genomic region of Ewingella sp. CoE-038-23 contains the following coding sequences:
- the glgA gene encoding glycogen synthase GlgA, with product MQVLHVCSELFPLLKTGGLADVAGALPAAQIEGGTDVRVLIPAFPDIKRGLGETQVVGQLDTFAGQVTLRYGVYQGVGIYIIDVPILYDRPGSPYHDQSLYAYPDNHLRFALLGWMAAELGAGFDPSWQPDILQSHDWHAGLTSAYVRARNLPVKTVFTVHNLAFQGLFESHHLQQLQIPQEFFQMHGLEFFGQISYLKAGLYYSDHVTTVSPTYAKEITRPEFGYGMESLLLELEREGRLTGILNGVDDAIWQPRNDVLLSARYDADDLRSKAINKAYLQRAMGLDVDDSRLVFAVVSRLTSQKGLDLVLEALPDLLERGGQLALLGAGDAVLQQAFLAAAADNPGQVGVQLGYHEAFSHRIIGGADVIMVPSRFEPCGLTQLYGLKYGTLPLVRRTGGLADTVVDCALENLADGTASGFVFEEANGKSLGNAIRRAFVLWSRPKHWRHVQHHAMGIDFGWQVAAQAYLSLYQRLLS from the coding sequence ACAAATTGAAGGGGGGACTGACGTTCGCGTCTTGATTCCGGCGTTCCCTGATATCAAACGCGGGCTGGGCGAGACGCAGGTCGTGGGGCAACTTGATACTTTTGCGGGGCAGGTGACGCTGCGCTACGGCGTCTATCAGGGCGTGGGAATTTATATAATTGACGTGCCCATTTTGTATGACCGTCCCGGCAGTCCGTATCACGATCAATCTTTATATGCTTACCCGGATAACCATCTGCGCTTTGCCCTGCTGGGCTGGATGGCGGCGGAGCTGGGTGCCGGGTTCGATCCGTCTTGGCAGCCGGATATTCTGCAATCCCATGACTGGCACGCCGGGCTGACGTCCGCCTACGTGCGCGCACGTAATCTGCCGGTGAAAACCGTGTTTACGGTGCACAATCTGGCATTTCAGGGGCTGTTCGAAAGCCACCATTTGCAGCAGCTGCAAATCCCGCAAGAATTCTTCCAGATGCACGGCTTGGAGTTCTTCGGCCAGATTTCTTACCTCAAGGCCGGGCTGTATTACTCCGACCACGTCACCACCGTCAGCCCAACCTACGCCAAGGAGATCACCCGGCCGGAGTTTGGTTACGGCATGGAGTCGCTACTGCTGGAGCTGGAGCGCGAAGGGCGTCTCACCGGTATTCTCAACGGCGTAGACGATGCTATCTGGCAGCCGCGCAATGATGTGCTGCTGTCTGCGCGTTACGACGCCGACGACCTGCGCTCCAAAGCCATCAACAAAGCCTATTTGCAGCGGGCGATGGGGCTGGACGTCGATGACTCGCGGCTGGTGTTCGCCGTGGTCAGCCGCCTGACCAGTCAAAAAGGGTTGGATCTGGTGCTGGAAGCGCTGCCCGATCTGCTGGAACGCGGCGGCCAATTGGCGCTGCTCGGCGCGGGCGATGCCGTGTTGCAGCAGGCATTTTTGGCGGCGGCGGCGGACAATCCGGGGCAGGTTGGCGTTCAGCTGGGTTATCACGAAGCGTTCTCGCACCGCATTATTGGCGGCGCTGATGTGATCATGGTGCCGAGCCGTTTCGAGCCTTGCGGCCTGACTCAGCTCTACGGCCTAAAGTACGGCACGCTGCCGCTGGTGCGTCGCACCGGCGGGCTGGCTGATACCGTGGTGGACTGCGCGCTGGAGAATCTGGCCGACGGCACCGCCAGCGGTTTTGTTTTCGAAGAGGCGAACGGCAAGTCATTGGGTAACGCTATTCGTCGGGCCTTTGTTCTCTGGAGCCGGCCAAAGCATTGGCGGCACGTGCAGCATCATGCCATGGGAATCGACTTCGGCTGGCAGGTAGCGGCTCAGGCCTATCTGTCTCTTTATCAACGCCTGTTGTCATAA